The Aeromicrobium sp. Leaf245 genome includes a region encoding these proteins:
- a CDS encoding ASCH domain-containing protein translates to MSDDPLWAAYVAAHPQHRDEVPAVGPFGSSAAMADRLLDYVLHGPKRATCGLPDPDEPVVLGGHWVVEDGSGRSRVVLRTTDVRSGRLDSVDDVFAWDEGEDDRTRDSWLREHRRYVARGLGLADDADVDHVEVVFERFTVVWPPEHAD, encoded by the coding sequence GTGAGCGACGATCCGCTCTGGGCCGCCTACGTCGCCGCGCACCCGCAGCACCGCGACGAGGTGCCCGCCGTCGGACCGTTCGGCAGCTCGGCCGCGATGGCGGACCGGCTCCTCGACTACGTGCTCCACGGCCCGAAGCGGGCCACCTGCGGACTGCCCGACCCCGACGAGCCCGTCGTGCTGGGCGGCCACTGGGTGGTGGAGGACGGCTCCGGGCGGTCACGCGTCGTGCTGCGCACCACCGACGTGCGCTCGGGACGGCTCGACTCCGTCGACGACGTCTTCGCATGGGACGAGGGCGAGGACGACCGCACCCGTGACTCCTGGCTGCGGGAGCACCGCCGCTACGTGGCGCGCGGACTCGGGCTGGCCGACGACGCCGATGTCGACCACGTCGAGGTCGTCTTCGAGCGGTTCACGGTCGTCTGGCCCCCCGAGCACGCCGACTGA
- a CDS encoding serine hydrolase produces MPEDRPATDDGPLLEGTRRALDARLAEEQVRRRVPSVTAAVVRGGAVVWSGAAGHLDGKADSPLATPRTQYRIGSITKTFVGTQVLQLRDAGLLDLNDRIGDHLPELGGGDGPRAASGTDLPVRVAQLLSHTSGLQAETNGPWWERTPGQAWDELLASGPRLLFTPGTRFHYSNTGFGVLGELVSRLRGRPWHDTVHEDLLDPLGMVATSHRPTDDAAPGLAVHPFADLAHVEPEHDAAALAPAGQLWSSAEDLARWAAFAAGHTAGLLDDATLREMLRPVAVSDVTGQPWTGAHALGWQVWNVAGRRYVGHGGSMPGFLASLRVDVESGDGVVVLANTTSGLGPVGTDLLDLVRDREPVASPPWRRATAQRERLDLVGDWFWGTSRYTVRLDGDRLVLGEPGQGRGARFASTADGAWVGLEGYYENERLTVRRDADGRPVQLDLATFAFTRTPYDASPDVEVPGALDEAGWS; encoded by the coding sequence GTGCCTGAGGACCGACCCGCCACCGACGACGGACCACTGCTGGAGGGCACCCGGCGCGCGCTCGACGCCCGTCTCGCCGAGGAGCAGGTCCGCCGCCGCGTCCCCTCGGTCACCGCGGCCGTCGTGCGCGGAGGTGCGGTGGTGTGGAGCGGTGCGGCCGGCCACCTCGACGGCAAGGCGGACTCCCCGCTCGCCACGCCGCGGACCCAGTACCGGATCGGGTCCATCACCAAGACGTTCGTCGGCACCCAGGTGCTGCAGCTGCGCGACGCCGGCCTGCTCGACCTGAACGACCGGATCGGCGACCACCTGCCGGAGCTCGGCGGGGGTGACGGGCCCCGGGCGGCGAGCGGCACCGACCTACCGGTCAGGGTCGCCCAGCTCCTGAGCCACACGTCGGGCCTGCAGGCCGAGACCAACGGACCGTGGTGGGAGCGGACGCCCGGCCAGGCCTGGGACGAGCTGCTGGCGTCGGGACCGCGCCTGCTGTTCACGCCCGGCACCCGCTTCCACTACTCCAACACCGGCTTCGGCGTGCTCGGCGAGCTCGTCTCCCGGCTGCGGGGTCGGCCCTGGCACGACACCGTGCACGAGGACCTGCTCGATCCCCTCGGCATGGTGGCCACCAGCCACCGGCCGACCGACGACGCCGCCCCCGGACTCGCGGTCCACCCGTTCGCCGACCTGGCGCACGTCGAGCCCGAGCACGACGCCGCCGCCCTGGCCCCGGCCGGCCAGCTCTGGTCCAGCGCCGAGGACCTGGCCCGGTGGGCCGCCTTCGCCGCCGGCCACACCGCCGGGCTGCTCGATGACGCCACGCTGCGCGAGATGCTCCGGCCCGTCGCGGTGAGCGACGTCACCGGACAGCCGTGGACAGGCGCCCACGCGCTCGGGTGGCAGGTCTGGAACGTCGCGGGCCGCCGGTACGTCGGCCACGGCGGATCCATGCCGGGCTTCCTGGCCTCGCTGCGCGTCGACGTCGAGTCAGGCGACGGCGTCGTGGTGCTGGCCAACACCACCTCGGGTCTGGGCCCGGTCGGGACCGACCTGCTGGACCTCGTGCGCGATCGCGAGCCGGTCGCCTCGCCGCCGTGGCGCCGTGCGACTGCCCAGCGGGAGAGGCTCGACCTCGTGGGTGACTGGTTCTGGGGGACGTCCCGCTACACCGTCCGGCTCGACGGGGACCGGCTCGTCCTCGGCGAGCCCGGGCAGGGCCGCGGTGCGCGCTTCGCCTCCACCGCCGACGGTGCGTGGGTCGGTCTCGAGGGCTACTACGAGAACGAGCGGCTCACGGTGCGCCGCGACGCCGACGGCCGGCCCGTCCAGCTGGACCTCGCCACGTTCGCGTTCACCCGGACCCCGTACGACGCGTCGCCCGACGTCGAGGTCCCGGGCGCACTCGACGAGGCGGGCTGGTCGTGA